Proteins encoded by one window of Vigna radiata var. radiata cultivar VC1973A chromosome 5, Vradiata_ver6, whole genome shotgun sequence:
- the LOC106761739 gene encoding uncharacterized protein LOC106761739 has protein sequence MFPALCLSTPKTTPPSESLGIGIESHANSKHIGVNYMIIGPLTAKYRPVIAKAAKEDQNTKPNSMICADCDGNGAVQCSQCKGNGVNSVDVFNGQFKAGDSCWLCGGRKEMLCGNCNGAGFVGGFLSTHDQ, from the exons ATGTTCCCTGCCCTGTGCCTAAGTACCCCCAAAACCACACCACCATCAG AATCGTTAGGTATTGGTATAGAAAGCCATGCAAATTCAAAGCATATAGGAGTCAATTATATGATTATTGGCCCTCTCACTGCCAAATATCGCCCTGTCATTGCTAAG GCTGCTAAAGAAGACCAAAACACCAAACCGAATAGTATGATTTGTGCTGACTGTGATGGGAATG GAGCTGTTCAATGCTCTCAATGCAAAGGTAATGGAGTGAACTCTGTTGATGTTTTCAATGGACAGTTTAAAGCTGGTGACTCCTGTTGGCTTTGCGG AGGAAGGAAGGAGATGTTATGTGGAAATTGCAACGGGGCAGGCTTTGTTGGTGGCTTCTTGAGCACTCATGATCAGTAG
- the LOC106762333 gene encoding RNA-dependent RNA polymerase 6, whose product MNLEASENDSVVTQISIGGFDSEVKASDLVNYLENKIGLVYRCRLKTSWTPPESYPEFNITDTAKITRTDDYMKVKPHAFVHFASSESVTAALNASGRCDMFLKNEPLKVSCGPENPYFLNQRRRTTTPFKMSDVIVEIGTLVSPGEFSVAWKGPDKGVKFLVDPFDGMCRFCFTRDTAFSFKGIDKKAVIKCDFQVGFLVRDINEMRRYNDTSYLVVLLHLASSPWVWYRTAEDDIEDLVPFDLLDDDDPWIRTTDFTPSGAIGRCNFYKISIPPRHGAKLMKAMLYLKGQRVQIHELPVKQTLRALNEPDFGRPMLDAFFYIDYQKGIAFDIMFLVNAVVHKGIFNQHRLSDRFFELLRNQSEELNVAALKHLCSYKRPVFDATKRLKVVQEWLLRNPKLYQISKQLDDIVEVRRLVITPSKAYCIPPEVELSNRVLRKFREVSDCFLRVTFMDEGMQTINVNALNYYVAPIVKEITSNSFPQKTKIYNRVKTILETGFSFCGRKYSFLAFSSNQLRDRSAWFFAEGKIRCDEIRSWMGRFNQKNVAKCAARMGQCFSSTYATVEVVANEVNFALPDVERNNYVFSDGIGMLSPDLAREVAEKLKLDNIPSAYQIRYAGFKGVVASWPSKGDGIRLSLRPSMNKFQSSHTILEICAWTRFQPGFLNRQIITLLSALGVPDDIFWQMQEAMLLKLNQMLVDADIAFDVLTKSCAEHGNAAAIMLSCGFSPQTEPHLRGMLTSTRAAQLWGLREKSRIFVSSGRWLMGVLDESGVLEQGQCFVQVSTPSLENCFSKHGSRFSETKNLQVVKGFVIIAKNPCLHPGDVRVLEAVDAPDLHHLCDCLVFPQKGDRPHTNEASGSDLDGDLYFVTWDENLIPPSKRSWVPMEYAAAESKLLTRQVMTRDIIEFFVRNMVNENLGAICNAHVVHADSSDYGALDEKCIHLAELAATAVDFPKTGKLVTMPYHLKPKLYPDFMGKENHQSYRSKKILGRLYRRIKDAYDEDIDAPYLNFVSGDIPYDKDLEVPGSADFIADSWEQKCAYDGQLSGLLGQYKVKREEEVVTGQIWSMPKYNSRKQGELKERLKHSYSALKKEFRHIFERLSSDVGELSEEDKNSLYEQKASAWYQVTYHPHWVRKSLDLKDKSPENQEADGLGSTVMLSFPWIAVDYLARTKIRERHRKSGNFDSTKPVDSLAKYLSERL is encoded by the exons ATGAACTTAGAAGCAAGTGAAAACGATTCAGTGGTGACTCAGATCAGCATTGGTGGATTTGACAGTGAGGTAAAAGCAAGTGATCTGGTGAATTATTTGGAGAATAAAATTGGACTTGTCTACAGGTGTAGGTTAAAGACTTCTTGGACCCCTCCAGAGTCATATCCGGAATTTAATATCACTGATACTGCAAAGATTACGAGAACAGATGACTATATGAAAGTCAAGCCTCATGCCTTCGTGCATTTTGCATCTTCAGAGTCAGTGACTGCTGCCCTCAATGCTTCAGGTCGTTGTGATATGTTTTTAAAGAATGAACCCTTAAAGGTCAGCTGTGGACCTGAAAATCCATACTTCCTGAACCAAAGGAGGAGAACTACAACTCCTTTTAAGATGTCTGATGTAATTGTTGAAATTGGGACATTGGTTAGCCCAGGGGAGTTTTCTGTTGCTTGGAAAGGGCCTGATAAAGGAGTAAAATTTCTAGTGGATCCTTTTGATGGCATGTGCAGGTTTTGTTTCACTAGAGATACTGCATTCTCATTCAAGGGTATAGACAAAAAGGCAGTTATAAAGTGTGATTTTCAGGTGGGATTCCTGGTTAGAGACATTAATGAGATGAGGAGATATAATGATACATCGTATCTCGTTGTATTATTACACCTAGCTTCTTCACCTTGGGTTTGGTACAGAACTGCCGAGGATGACATTGAAGATTTAGTACCATTTGATTTACTGGATGATGATGATCCTTGGATTAGAACCACTGATTTTACTCCTAGTGGGGCAATTGGTCGAtgcaatttttataaaatttcaatccCTCCTCGGCATGGTGCAAAATTGATGAAGGCCATGCTTTATCTGAAAGGTCAGAGAGTGCAAATACATGAGCTTCCAGTTAAACAGACCCTAAGGGCACTGAATGAACCTGATTTTGGCAGGCCCATGTTAGatgctttcttttatatagATTATCAGAAGGGCATTGCTTTTGACATAATGTTTTTGGTCAATGCTGTTGTACATAAAGGCATATTCAATCAGCACAGGTTGTCTGATAGGTTTTTTGAATTGCTAAGAAATCAATCTGAGGAACTCAATGTGGCTGCCCTGAAGCATTTATGTTCTTACAAGCGCCCGGTATTTGATGCAACTAAGAGGCTAAAAGTAGTTCAAGAATGGTTGCTTAGAAACCCAAAACTCTATCAGATCTCTAAACAGTTGGATGATATTGTTGAGGTTAGGAGATTGGTTATTACTCCATCAAAAGCGTATTGTATACCACCTGAAGTTGAACTTTCCAACAGGGTTCTCAGAAAATTCAGAGAagtttcagattgtttcttgAGAGTGACCTTTATGGATGAAGGCATGCAGACAATTAATGTGAATGCCCTTAACTATTATGTTGCTCCTATTGTGAAGGAAATCACATCAAACTCGTTCCctcaaaagacaaaaatatataatagggTGAAGACCATCTTGGAAACGGGATTTTCCTTTTGTGGCcgaaaatattcatttttagcCTTTTCATCCAATCAACTTAGAGATCGTTCTGCTTGGTTTTTTGCTGAAGGAAAGATAAGATGTGATGAAATACGGAGTTGGATGGGCAGGTTTAATCAGAAGAATGTTGCAAAGTGTGCTGCTAGGATGGGACAATGCTTCTCATCTACCTATGCAACAGTTGAAGTTGTTGCAAATGAGGTGAACTTCGCGCTACCTGATGTTGAGCGGAATAACTACGTTTTCTCTGATGGAATTGGTATGCTCTCTCCTGATCTTGCAAGGGAAGTAgcagaaaaattgaaattggacaATATACCCTCTGCTTACCAGATCAGATACGCTGGTTTTAAAGGGGTTGTGGCTTCTTGGCCATCTAAAGGGGATGGGATCAGACTTTCTTTGAGGCCTAGTATGAACAAGTTTCAGTCTTCTCATACTATCTTGGAGATCTGTGCTTGGACTAGGTTTCAGCCTGGTTTTCTTAACAGGCAGATTATAACACTGCTTTCAGCACTGGGTGTGCCTGATGACATATTTTGGCAAATGCAGGAGGCAATGCTTTTGAAGTTAAACCAAATGCTTGTGGATGCAGATATCGCTTTTGACGTTCTTACCAAATCATGTGCTGAGCATGGGAATGCTGCAGCAATAATGTTAAGTTGCGGCTTCAGTCCCCAAACGGAACCTCATCTTAGAGGTATGTTAACTTCTACACGTGCTGCACAGCTTTGGGGACTCAGAGAAAAGTCCAGGATTTTTGTATCATCTGGGCGATGGTTGATGGGAGTCTTAGATGAGTCGGGTGTTCTTGAACAGGGGCAGTGCTTTGTTCAAGTGTCTACTCCATCTCTTGAGAATTGTTTCTCAAAGCATGGGTCAAGGTTTTCAGAGACAAAGAACCTGCAAGTAGTTAAAGGTTTTGTGATTATAGCCAAAAATCCTTGTCTTCATCCAGGTGATGTACGAGTTTTGGAGGCAGTTGATGCCCCCGATTTACATCACTTATGCGATTGTCTTGTTTTCCCTCAGAAGGGTGACAGGCCACATACAAATGAAGCTTCTGGAAGTGACCTTGACGGGGATCTATATTTTGTCACATGGGATGAAAATCTCATTCCACCAAGTAAGAGGAGCTGGGTACCTATGGAGTATGCCGCTGCAGAAAGCAAACTTCTGACACGTCAAGTCATGACTCGA GACATCATAGAATTTTTTGTCAGAAACATGGTAAATGAAAATTTGGGTGCTATCTGCAACGCACATGTGGTGCATGCTGATTCCAGTGACTATGGTGCCTTGGATGAGAAATGCATACACTTAGCGGAACTAGCTGCTACTGCTGTTGATTTTCCAAAGACCGGGAAGCTTGTCACTATGCCTTATCATCTGAAACCAAAACTGTACCCTGATTTTATGGGGAAAGAGAATCACCAGTCGTACAGGTCGAAGAAAATTCTGGGTAGACTTTACAGGCGTATCAAAGATGCTTATGATGAAGATATTGATGCACCCTATTTGAACTTTGTGTCTGGCGATATACCATATGATAAAGATCTTGAGGTTCCAGGATCTGCTGATTTTATTGCTGATTCGTGGGAGCAAAAATGTGCATATGACGGCCAGTTGAGTGGGTTACTTGGTCAATACAAAGTtaaaagagaagaggaagttGTTACTGGACAGATATGGTCCATGCCAAAATACAACAGCAGGAAGCAAGGGGAGCTTAAGGAGAGGCTGAAGCACTCATACAGTGCCCTAAAAAAGGAATTTAGGCACATTTTTGAGAGATTGAGTTCAGATGTTGGAGAATTAAGCGAGGAAGACAAAAATTCCTTGTATGAGCAGAAAGCTTCGGCCTGGTATCAGGTGACATATCATCCTCATTGGGTCAGAAAGTCCCTTGATCTGAAAGATAAATCCCCAGAGAACCAAGAGGCTGATGGTTTGGGAAGCACGGTGATGTTGAGTTTCCCTTGGATTGCTGTTGATTACCTTGCTCGCACAAAGATAAGGGAACGGCATCGGAAATCTGGAAATTTTGATTCAACTAAGCCAGTTGATTCTCTGGCAAAGTATCTATCAGAAAGGTTATAG